GGCACCAACGACTGCGGCTCGATCGTTCACGACGATCCGATCCTTTTGCCCGTGAACGATGGCGGCCAGATCCGCTACCTCGGCCAGCCCGTGTTCGCCGTGATCGCCGAAACGCGCGAGGCCGCGCGCCGTGCCGCCGCCAAGGCGAAGGACGCGATGACCATCGAGGCCGAGCCGCCTGTGCTCACGCCGCAGGAGGCGCATGCGCGCGGCCAGTACGTGGTGCCGCCGATGCACATCGTGCGCAGCGGTGGCGCAGCCAACGAAGGCGACGAAGCCGCAGTGCGCGCCGCCATCGCCCACGCACCGCACCGCCACAAAGCCACGCTCGACGTGGGCGGGCAGGAGCAGTTCTATCTCGAAGGCCAGATCAGCTACGCCATTCCGAAGGAAGGCGGCGCGCTGCACATCCACTGCTCGACGCAGCATCCGAGCGAAATGCAGCACCTGGTGGCGCATGCGCTGCACCTGCAATCGAACGAAGTGCATGTGGAATGCCGGCGCATGGGCGGCGGCTTCGGCGGCAAGGAATCGCAGTCGGCGCTGTTCGCCTGCGTGGCGGCCATCGCGGCGCGGCAGCTGCAGCGCCCCGTCAAGCTCAGGCTCGACCGCGACGACGACTTCATGGTCACCGGCCGTCGCCACTGCTTCTGGTACGAGTACGACGTGGGCTATGACGACGAGGGCCGCATCCTCGGCGCGGAGATCACCATGGTCTCGCGCGCCGGCCATTCGGCCGACCTCTCGGGCCCGGTGATGACGCGCGCGCTGTGCCACTTCGACAACGCCTACTGGCTGCCCAACGTGGCGATGCACGGCTATTCGGGCAAGACCAACACGCAGAGCAACACCGCCTTCCGCGGTTTCGGCGGGCCGCAGGGTGCCATTGCCATCGAGAACATCATGGATTCGGTGGCGCGCGAATTGAAGCGCGATCCGCTTGATGTGCGCCGCGCCAACTTCTACGGCATGGACCAGAACAACGTCACGCCGTACCGCCAGACCGTGACCGACAACATCATTCACGAACTGGTGGCCGACCTCGAAACCAGCAGCGACTACCGCGCGCGGCGCGAAGAGATCGCAGCCTTCAACCAGAAGAGCGTGGTGCTCAAGCGCGGACTGGCGCTCGCGCCGCTCAAGTTCGGCATCTCGTTCAACGTCAAGCACTTCAACCAGGCCGGCGCGCTGGTGCATGTGTACACCGACGGCTCGATCCTGGTGAACCACGGCGGAACCGAGATGGGGCAGGGCCTCAACACCAAGGTGGCGCAGGTGGTGGCGCATGAATTGGGCGTGAGCTTCGAGCGCGTGCGCGTGACCGCGACCGACACCACCAAGGTGGCGAACACCTCGGCCACGGCCGCATCGACCGGCGCCGACCTGAACGGCAAGGCCGCGCAGGATGCGGCGCGGCAGATCCGCGAACGGCTGGCAGAGAGCGCGGCCGAGCGCCACGGCGGCAAGGCGGGCGAGGTGCGCTTTGCCAACGACAAGGTCGAGGTCAACGGCCGTTCGCTGGCCTTCAGCACCGTGGTAGGCGAGGCATACCTCGACCGCAAGCAGCTCTGGTCCGACGGCTTCTACGCCACGCCGGGCCTCAGCTGGGACAAGGACAAGATGCAGGGCCGCCCGTTCTTCTACTACGCCTACGGCGCGGCAGTGAGCGAGGTGATCGTCGACACGCTCACCGGCGAATGGAAGCTCTTGCGCGCCGACATCCTGCACGACGCGGGCAAGTCGCTGAACCCGGCCGTGGACATCGGCCAGGTCGAAGGCGCCTTCATCCAGGGCATGGGCTGGCTCACCACCGAGGAGCTGGTGTGGCATCCGCAAAGCGGCATGCTCACCACGCATGCGCCCAGCACCTACAAGATTCCAACGGCCAACGACTGCCCGCCCGTCTTCAACGTGCGCCTGTTCGAAGGCCAGAACTTCGAGGACTCGATCCACCGCAGCAAGGCTGTGGGCGAACCGCCGCTGCTGCTGCCGTTCTCGGTGTTCTTCGCGATCCGCGATGCGGTGTCGGCGGCCGGTGGCCACAAGATCGATCCGCCGCTGAAGGCGCCGGCCACGAGCGAGTCGATCCTTCGCGCCATCACCGCCGTCCA
This genomic window from Variovorax paradoxus contains:
- the xdhB gene encoding xanthine dehydrogenase molybdopterin binding subunit, translated to MNKPIDARLLQPAEAFADYLKNTAARIDPVAEAIAHDLGARVGISRPHESAHLHVAGEATYIDDIPEITGTLHCALGLSPAANGRVTALSLDAIRAMPGVVTVLTADDIPGTNDCGSIVHDDPILLPVNDGGQIRYLGQPVFAVIAETREAARRAAAKAKDAMTIEAEPPVLTPQEAHARGQYVVPPMHIVRSGGAANEGDEAAVRAAIAHAPHRHKATLDVGGQEQFYLEGQISYAIPKEGGALHIHCSTQHPSEMQHLVAHALHLQSNEVHVECRRMGGGFGGKESQSALFACVAAIAARQLQRPVKLRLDRDDDFMVTGRRHCFWYEYDVGYDDEGRILGAEITMVSRAGHSADLSGPVMTRALCHFDNAYWLPNVAMHGYSGKTNTQSNTAFRGFGGPQGAIAIENIMDSVARELKRDPLDVRRANFYGMDQNNVTPYRQTVTDNIIHELVADLETSSDYRARREEIAAFNQKSVVLKRGLALAPLKFGISFNVKHFNQAGALVHVYTDGSILVNHGGTEMGQGLNTKVAQVVAHELGVSFERVRVTATDTTKVANTSATAASTGADLNGKAAQDAARQIRERLAESAAERHGGKAGEVRFANDKVEVNGRSLAFSTVVGEAYLDRKQLWSDGFYATPGLSWDKDKMQGRPFFYYAYGAAVSEVIVDTLTGEWKLLRADILHDAGKSLNPAVDIGQVEGAFIQGMGWLTTEELVWHPQSGMLTTHAPSTYKIPTANDCPPVFNVRLFEGQNFEDSIHRSKAVGEPPLLLPFSVFFAIRDAVSAAGGHKIDPPLKAPATSESILRAITAVQSA